In Epilithonimonas zeae, the DNA window TTCCAACTTTGGACGCTGTAATCTATGTAGAAAATGGACAGAAAGTTTGGATGAATCTTACAGCAGTCATTTTGCAAGCTGCCAGAGGCGTTGCAACACCAGAAGGTATCAAAGGTTATTATAAATTGGACAAAACTTATATTGATTCAGATTTTGGTTATCTTAACAAACTTCTGAATGTTAATTTCATTGATTATAACGCTTTACAGAATTTGCTTCTTGGTAAAACTTTCATCCCAGTCTCAGAAAAGAATTATAATTTGACACCGGATATTTCTGGATTCATATTAAAATCCAAAGAGACTCAAAAAATTACTGAAAATGGTAAAACTACAGAGTACAATATCAAATTAGGTTATGATCAGGATTTAAATTTAAATCACGTTCTTTTAACAAATCCAGCTAACAATAATCAACTCGAAATTACTTATTCTAACAGGATAATTTTGAACAATGAGAGCTTTCCAAAAAATGTTAAAATAATTATAAAAGCTAATAAAACTGACGAAATATTAATTGAAAATACGAAATTTGATTTTTCCCGGATGGAAACTACTTATTCCGTTCCTGCCAATTATACTAAGACAGAGATCAAATGATTAAGAAATTAAGCTTTTTTATAAGTATCATCCTTTTCGGAAGCGTTTTTGGACAAAAAGATAAAGAGGTTCTGCAAAAACAAAATGCAGACCTTAAAAAACAAATTTCTTCCATCAATGCTTCTTTGAATCAAACTAAACAAGAATCCAAACTTTCTATCTCCTACTTAAATGCAGTGAATCAAAAGATTACACTGAGAGAAAAGGTTTACACCAATACCCAGAAAGAAAAAAGATTCATAGAAGATGATATCTACAAACGTCAGCTGGAAATCAACAAAAATAATCGTGAGTTAGAAGTTCTGCGTAAAAACTATGCTGAAATTCTAGTAAAAGCGTACAAAACAAAAGGTGTTCAAAACAAAGTAACCTTCATACTTTCATCTAAAAATGTTGGAGAAGCACTTAGTAGGGTTGAATATCTCAAAAGATACTCTGAATATCAAGACAAGAAAGCCGCTGAAATCACAAATAAAGCAACCCAAATCAAAAGAAACATCGCATTGAAGAAAAAATCGATGTCTGAAAAGGATAATCTTTTGATAGCTCAGAAAAAAGATCTTGCCACTATAGAAATCGAAAGAAAACAAAAGCAGGATCTCCTTAATGAATTTAAAAAGAATGAAGCTAGATTAACAGCTGAACTTAGACAAAAACAAGCTCAATCCAAAGACTTAGAACGCCAGATCAGAAATATCATTGCTGAGGAAATCAGACTTGCTAAAGCAAAAGAAGAAGCAGAAAGAAAAGCGGAAGCAGAAAGAAAAAGATTAGCCGATATAGCTGCTAAAAAAGAAAAAGAAAGAATCGAGGCTGAAAACAGAGCTAGACTAGCAGCTGCAGAAGCAGAAAGAAAAAGAGCAGAAACAGAATCAAAAAAAGCAACTGAACTAGCGGCTAAAAGAATTGAAGAAGAAAGAAAATTAGCCGAATCTAATAAAACGGCTGAGCGAAAAGCGGCTGCTGAAAAAGCAACCAGAGACGCAGCTGAAAGAGCAAAAGCAGCATCTGAAAAACTGGCTGCTGCAAAAGCTAATGAAGATGCCATCAACAAAAGAAATGAAGATGCAAAAGATGAAGCTGAGAAAAAAGTAATGAAAAGTTACGGCGTTGGCTCTACTGTAGGAAGTAATTTTGCAGATAATAAAGGACATATTGCTTTCCCTGTTGAGAGAGGAAGCGTAACACACCGTTTCGGACGACAGCCACATCCTGTTTTCAAAAATATTGTAGAAGAAAATATCGGAATCAAAATTGCAGTTGCTAAAGGAACTAAAGCTAGATGTGTTTTCCCTGGGGTTGTTTCCAGCATCCAATCTATCAACGGAAGCAGAACGGTTGTTGTGAAACATGGGAACTATTTTACAGTTTACTCTAATCTAGCATCAACATTGGTAAAAGCTAATCAACAGGTTTCTGCTGGAACTTTAATTGGTGAAGTTGGCAGTGATTTTGATGAATCTATAACATTGGATTTCCAAATCTGGAGTGGAGAAAATCCAGTAGACCCATTGGGTTGGGTTTCGTATTAAAAAATACTTTAACTTTGTAAAAAAATTGAAATGACAATATCCACAGTTATATTAAGTCTTTCTTGGCAACATATATTAATTGTTGCTTTGATATTACTTTTATTATTCGGAGGTAAAAAAATCCCTGAATTAATGAAAGGTTTAGGCTCAGGTATCAAGGAGTTTAAAGATGCTGTTAAGGATGAAGATAAAAAAAACAATTCTTCATCATCTGACAATTCAAACAACCCTTCTTAAAAAAAGAATTTTTAAATGAGTTTAACAGAAAAAGCATGGGAAATCTTTAACCAATCAGTTAAAGATTATCACATAAAAGATGACGTTAATTCAGAAGAAATCAATCCATTCCAAGCTAATAGTTTGGAATGGATTTTGTATTCAAAAAACTGGATTGATACCGTTCAATGGCATTTGGAAGATATTATTCGAGAAGAAGATATTGACCCGATAGAGGCTTTAAAAATAAAAAGAAGGATTGATAAACTCAATCAAAAAAGAACAGATCTTGTTGAGCAAATCGACTTTTGGTTCTATAAAAATTTTGAGACCATTACTCCCAATTCTGATGCCAGAATCAACAGCGAAACGCCAGCTTGGTCTATCGATAGGTTTTCTATTTTATCTTTGAAAATTTATCATATGTCTATAGAAGCTTCTCGGGAAGATGCTTCTGAAGAACATAAACTACAATGTTCTCAAAAACTGCAAATCCTTTTGGAACAACATAAAGATTTGTCAACAGCTATAGATCAGCTGCTTTCTGATATAGAGAATGGTAAAGTTAAGATGAAACTTTACAAACAAATGAAGATGTATAATGATGAAAGTCTTAACCCAATCCTGTATCAAAAAATGCAGAAAAAATGAAAAGTTTTTTTAAACTTTTAACGACAATATTCATTATCAATGTTGCTGGTTCTTGCTCTACAAGTTCGGCAGCGTCAGAAGAATTGCATGGTGATTCTTTATCAGATACCTATGCATATCTTACTCCTGAAGCAATTGTTTATGCTTCCTCAATTTCAAATTTAGTTTCCACTTTTCCAAAATTCAGAAACGATGCTGTAAACAGAGAAGTTGGAGTTTTGAAAAATTCTCTTACAGATTACTTAACGGCAATTCGCAATTTCAATCAATCTGATAAACACAGATCATTGGAAGGATTTGAAAAAGCGTACAAAAAAATTCAGAAACTTAGAAAGTTTTTGATTACAGACGATGACGAAGTTCTGAACAGATATATGGTTAAAATAAAAACCAATATGAATCTCTTGGAAGCCTCTCTCAATAAAAATATGGAGACTACTTCTATGTCTTCCAATTAATTACACTAATATTCGATGTTAAATATACAAGCACAAGCGAATGTTCCCACAGAATTTGGGAAGTTCAAAATGATGGCTTTTTCCGAGGACGATAAAAACTGGATGCCACATATGGCTCTTATAGCTGAAAATACGGATTTAGAAAAACCTGTTAATGTTAGAATTCATTCTGAGTGTATCACTGGCGAAGTTTTTCATTCACAAAAATGTGAATGTGGGCAGCAGCTCAATTCCGCAATGCAATATATGCAGGAAAATGGAGGAATAATTATTTATCTTAGGCAGGAAGGCAGAAACATCGGAATCATTAATAAACTGAAAGCTTATGCGCTTCAGGAAAAAGGTTTTGATACTGTTCAGGCTAATTTGGAATTAGGATTGCCTGCAGATGACAGAGATTTTGGAATCGCAATAGAAATGCTTGAAAAAATCGGAATCAAATCTTTGAATTTAATGACTAATAATCCGGAGAAAATTCAGATTATAAAAGATAGCAGAATTAATTTCAATTCCAGAATTCCGCTTCAAATCAAATCGAATGAATCCAGCGCTTCTTATCTAAAAACTAAAAAAGATTTCTTCGGACATCTTTTGGATGACGAAAATTAAAAATCTTTAATTTATAAAAACAAAAAAACCCGTCTTAGACGGGTTTTTTATTTGATAAACTCAAATAAAATTATTTTTTCTTTCCTTTTGCAGGACCAGCAACCGCAGTAGCCAAATCAGCACCAGCTTTAAATTTAGCAACTGTTTTTGCTGCAATTTGGATTGGTTTTTTAGTTGCAGGATTGATACCTTGTCTAGCAGCTCTTTCAGATACTGAGAAAGTTCCAAAACCTACTAGAGATACTTTACCATCTTTTTTCTTAAGCGTTTCTGTTACATTAGCAACAAAAGATTCCAAAGCTTTTTTTGCAGCAGCTTTTGTGATTTCTGCATCCTTCGCGATAGCGTCGATTAATTCAGACTTGTTCATAATATTTATTAATTAAAGTTATGTTGTTATAGCAAATATAAGACAATTTTGATATCACGCAAATATTTTTATAAAATTTAGTGAAAAATATATCTTTTATTTTATTATAATGAATTTTTATTAAAATCAATGTTAACGAAAACACACGTTTTAACATAGTCCGTATTTGATGATTTGCCACTATTAATCAACAATTGAGCCAAAATACAATGAGTAATATCAGTATTCATAAATCCATAATAATTGGTATTTATTTTGCGAGGTTTTATATTGACTTTTTGAATATAAATTTTTTCAAACTTTTATTTATTTAGCGTAAATTTGCACCTATGTTTATCGAAGTTTTTAAATCGAAAATCCACAGAGTCCGTGTCACAGCTTCGGATCTTGATTATATTGGGAGTATCACTATTGATGAAGACCTTATAGAAGCGGCCGGTTTGATTGTAGGCGAAAGAGTTTACATCGTGAATGTGAATAACGGCGAGCGCTTTGACACTTATGTGATTAAGGGAAAAAGAAAATCTGGTGAAATCTGTCTGAATGGACCAGCTGCAAGAAAAGTTCAAAAAGGTGACATTATCATCATCATTGCTTATGCACAAATGAGTCCTGAGGAAGCTAAAGATTTTCAACCAAAAATCGTTTTTCCAGACGAAAAGACCAATCTTCTAACATAACTCCTCAGCTATTTTGGAAGAAAAAAAGTCATCTGTTTTAAAAAATATTCTTACTGTTCTAATTTCTATTGCA includes these proteins:
- a CDS encoding DUF4292 domain-containing protein — its product is MKSYFQIIFSALLVTSCSVQKKQTQEQPVSTTKPIENNSQFFSTIEKKSTFDAVKINSKIDARTGSFIPTLDAVIYVENGQKVWMNLTAVILQAARGVATPEGIKGYYKLDKTYIDSDFGYLNKLLNVNFIDYNALQNLLLGKTFIPVSEKNYNLTPDISGFILKSKETQKITENGKTTEYNIKLGYDQDLNLNHVLLTNPANNNQLEITYSNRIILNNESFPKNVKIIIKANKTDEILIENTKFDFSRMETTYSVPANYTKTEIK
- a CDS encoding peptidoglycan DD-metalloendopeptidase family protein produces the protein MIKKLSFFISIILFGSVFGQKDKEVLQKQNADLKKQISSINASLNQTKQESKLSISYLNAVNQKITLREKVYTNTQKEKRFIEDDIYKRQLEINKNNRELEVLRKNYAEILVKAYKTKGVQNKVTFILSSKNVGEALSRVEYLKRYSEYQDKKAAEITNKATQIKRNIALKKKSMSEKDNLLIAQKKDLATIEIERKQKQDLLNEFKKNEARLTAELRQKQAQSKDLERQIRNIIAEEIRLAKAKEEAERKAEAERKRLADIAAKKEKERIEAENRARLAAAEAERKRAETESKKATELAAKRIEEERKLAESNKTAERKAAAEKATRDAAERAKAASEKLAAAKANEDAINKRNEDAKDEAEKKVMKSYGVGSTVGSNFADNKGHIAFPVERGSVTHRFGRQPHPVFKNIVEENIGIKIAVAKGTKARCVFPGVVSSIQSINGSRTVVVKHGNYFTVYSNLASTLVKANQQVSAGTLIGEVGSDFDESITLDFQIWSGENPVDPLGWVSY
- the tatA gene encoding twin-arginine translocase TatA/TatE family subunit, translated to MTISTVILSLSWQHILIVALILLLLFGGKKIPELMKGLGSGIKEFKDAVKDEDKKNNSSSSDNSNNPS
- a CDS encoding DUF4254 domain-containing protein, which gives rise to MSLTEKAWEIFNQSVKDYHIKDDVNSEEINPFQANSLEWILYSKNWIDTVQWHLEDIIREEDIDPIEALKIKRRIDKLNQKRTDLVEQIDFWFYKNFETITPNSDARINSETPAWSIDRFSILSLKIYHMSIEASREDASEEHKLQCSQKLQILLEQHKDLSTAIDQLLSDIENGKVKMKLYKQMKMYNDESLNPILYQKMQKK
- a CDS encoding chitosanase; amino-acid sequence: MKSFFKLLTTIFIINVAGSCSTSSAASEELHGDSLSDTYAYLTPEAIVYASSISNLVSTFPKFRNDAVNREVGVLKNSLTDYLTAIRNFNQSDKHRSLEGFEKAYKKIQKLRKFLITDDDEVLNRYMVKIKTNMNLLEASLNKNMETTSMSSN
- the ribA gene encoding GTP cyclohydrolase II — its product is MLNIQAQANVPTEFGKFKMMAFSEDDKNWMPHMALIAENTDLEKPVNVRIHSECITGEVFHSQKCECGQQLNSAMQYMQENGGIIIYLRQEGRNIGIINKLKAYALQEKGFDTVQANLELGLPADDRDFGIAIEMLEKIGIKSLNLMTNNPEKIQIIKDSRINFNSRIPLQIKSNESSASYLKTKKDFFGHLLDDEN
- a CDS encoding HU family DNA-binding protein; protein product: MNKSELIDAIAKDAEITKAAAKKALESFVANVTETLKKKDGKVSLVGFGTFSVSERAARQGINPATKKPIQIAAKTVAKFKAGADLATAVAGPAKGKKK
- the panD gene encoding aspartate 1-decarboxylase — encoded protein: MFIEVFKSKIHRVRVTASDLDYIGSITIDEDLIEAAGLIVGERVYIVNVNNGERFDTYVIKGKRKSGEICLNGPAARKVQKGDIIIIIAYAQMSPEEAKDFQPKIVFPDEKTNLLT